In Anaerolineales bacterium, the DNA window ACCCTCCGGCCCTGGCCGCCAGGTTCGCCGCCAAGGAAGCGGTCGCCAAGGCTTTGGGCACTGGGATCGGCGAGGTGGGCTGGACCGAGATCGAGATCGTCAACGGGCCGAGACGTCAGCCGGAGCTGCGGCTTCATGGCGCCGCCGCTCGTCTGGCCGGCGAGCTGGGCCTTGGGGAGTGGTCTGTCAGCCTGAGCCACACCCATCAACATGCGGTGGCGTTCGCCGTCGCCGCAACATCGGCGCCATCCGGGGGAGACTTCGATGGCTGAAGGCGGGATCACCCCTGGCCAGGCCGCCGAGGCCAGCATCCAGGTGACGGAGGCCCAGTCCGCCAGTCACCTGGGGAGCGGCAGCCTGCAGGTCTTCGCCACCCCGGCCATGATCCTG includes these proteins:
- the acpS gene encoding holo-ACP synthase — translated: MIRSGVDIIEIERVARAIERHGSRFYSRFFTEREVAESRKHPPALAARFAAKEAVAKALGTGIGEVGWTEIEIVNGPRRQPELRLHGAAARLAGELGLGEWSVSLSHTHQHAVAFAVAATSAPSGGDFDG